A genomic region of Trichothermofontia sichuanensis B231 contains the following coding sequences:
- a CDS encoding Uma2 family endonuclease: protein MIAARETDRYFTPEEYFAWEEAQLERHELIDGRVYAMTGGTQNHSAIKFS, encoded by the coding sequence ATGATCGCAGCACGAGAAACCGATCGCTACTTTACACCGGAAGAGTATTTTGCTTGGGAAGAAGCCCAGCTAGAAAGGCACGAGCTAATCGATGGTCGTGTTTATGCGATGACGGGTGGGACGCAAAATCATAGTGCGATCAAATTTAGTTAG
- a CDS encoding calcium-binding protein, whose protein sequence is MTSLTIAPYDSGVNLEGTPGADTLIGTNLADTLNGLGGDDWLYGREGYDKLQGGAGDDVLYGDAGFDVLYGNDGNDFLLGSLDPDYLFGGKSDDFLRGGKERDALVGDAGNDTLVGDLDVDSLWGGAGTDVFILRHDTAAPPQVLGTPDLITDGDPLQRLDTVVADVILDYRVEEGDRIGLTGGLSADDLILTRRFLTVGDARDYATDGPYPPNAPPRTLDFRITTFAATIIQIAGTGDILGIVKEVEPADLQFISLTDV, encoded by the coding sequence ATGACTAGCCTCACGATCGCCCCCTATGATTCCGGTGTCAACCTGGAAGGAACCCCCGGTGCAGACACCCTTATCGGAACCAACCTGGCCGATACCTTGAACGGCCTCGGTGGGGATGACTGGCTCTATGGCCGCGAAGGCTACGACAAACTACAGGGCGGTGCGGGTGATGATGTGCTTTACGGCGATGCTGGCTTCGATGTCCTCTACGGCAACGATGGTAACGACTTCCTCCTGGGTAGCCTCGATCCTGACTACCTGTTTGGGGGTAAGAGCGATGACTTTCTAAGGGGGGGCAAAGAGCGGGATGCCTTGGTCGGCGATGCAGGGAATGACACCCTAGTGGGCGATCTTGACGTGGATAGCCTGTGGGGTGGTGCCGGCACCGATGTGTTTATCCTGCGCCATGACACCGCTGCCCCACCCCAAGTTCTGGGGACCCCCGACCTGATCACTGATGGCGATCCCCTACAACGGCTTGACACTGTAGTCGCTGACGTCATCCTTGACTACCGGGTTGAGGAGGGCGATCGCATTGGCCTGACCGGGGGCCTCAGCGCTGATGATTTGATCCTGACCCGACGCTTCCTCACGGTTGGGGATGCTAGGGATTATGCCACCGATGGTCCCTACCCCCCCAACGCCCCCCCCCGCACCCTCGACTTTCGCATCACCACCTTTGCGGCCACTATCATCCAGATTGCCGGTACCGGTGATATCTTGGGAATTGTCAAAGAAGTGGAGCCAGCCGATCTGCAATTTATTAGCCTCACCGATGTTTAG